In the Populus trichocarpa isolate Nisqually-1 chromosome 8, P.trichocarpa_v4.1, whole genome shotgun sequence genome, TAAATGTAAGTGATAGATTCAGATACGTTTGCCAAAGAAATCAAGACTCAGTTTGCAATGCAAGCACCAGAAAGACTGTAGATGGATTTAACCATTCTAGATAGCTACTATGTAAACTACTAGTGCAGAATTCAAATAGAATAGAGCTACCCTGGTGCCAAAGAAGAGCAGAGAAAAGTAAGAACAGGCAGGGGAGGGAGGGAGTGCAATCACTTACAACTATAGCACCAACAGGATCCATCCAGTCCTCCAAGTAATTAGCAAGAAGTGCCGCAACAAGGCCAATGGTATTTGTAATAACATCAAAAAAATGATCCTGGGCATAAGCTTTGACAATCTCATCAGTAAAGGAGCGACAATAAATCATCAGCACAAGTTTCACCAAGGTCACTGATAGCATAATGCCCACAATCCAGCGCTCTTGCTCCTTGGTCAGATCAAAGTCACTCTCCTGGAAGAGCATTACAAGAAATGTGAGATGTGGTCACACATCATCCTTTCAAGTACACCTAGTAGTCCCTGCCGTCTCAAGAAATAATAAGGTGTTTGTTGATTGAAAACATTGAAAATTGTGAATTTCCAAAAATGAAATCCACTTACATCAGACAGCAATGCGCGCACTGATTCCAATATAATCTGCAATCCTAAAGTTGCCATGACAGAGGCAAAAACAAGAATCCCCTGCATATGATTCACAAGTTTGGGAAATCTATTATTTCATTAGACAGACTTCCATATTCATAAGCAGAAAAGAGAAATATGTCCACTGTTAGTCTGTTATTCAGGCATATAGCAATAATgaaacagaaaaggaagaaaaaacttaGCAATGAAACAGCATCAAGATCATGATGAAGTTTATTGCACTCGTACTGGAAAATTTGACCGGAAATTGAAAGCATGATTGATAGAGGACTGACCAAAGGCTGCATGCGTTTCTTTCCAATGGGATACTGATAAGGGTTTGGTGTTTGCATAGAGAATGCAGTAAACCATAGGATAAAGCCAGACAAAAGATCAAGAAGAGAGTCCAAAGTGGACGCAATGATGGCTAATGAACCACTTTTGATGGATGCATAAGCCTTAGCTACAAAAAGAACCatatttgcaaaatttgatattCTAATTGCAAAGGTCTCACTTTTAGCCAAAATTTCCTTCTCTTCCTGCAACAACAGCAACGGCAAAAATTTCAGCTTAAACCATCAGTCATGCACTGAAACAAAGGGAATGAAACCACACAAACCTTTGACATTCCAGGAATAAATCCACGCTCTGCCAAAGCATCCATTTCATTAAAGCCCTCGAGCATTTCCACCTGTTGCTGATAGTACTCAGCTATGTCATCTTCAGGACCTAAAGCCATCAAGCAAAATGGTCGAGACATGACTCATATACCATTATCCATAGCAATAATTTTTCCTTACATGAAAGGTACTAACATTAGCTGCAAAGAGACGACTATTCAAGCCAAGTCATGAAAGGAAGGGCTTTGCCAAAACTTTTGAATCATAGACTCTAGTTCATGACATTATCAAAACTAACCTGCGACTAAAACCCCTGCCAATAAATCATGATTAGTTCTTCATTAATTCAATCCACCAtatctaatcatttttttaatcaattatagTGTTAAACATCCTATAAATGGAAAAGGAATATCGTCATATGcacgtataaaaaaaaaaaaaaacacacaccaattcgttttttttttttttttcaaactccgATAAACATGTAAGCTAAAGATTTGGCAATATCAAATCTAACTCACCTACATTAGTGCTTAAAGACTTTAAGTTGTTGTCATATTTTCCCATTAAAACCTCAAGCTTAATTAAACACTTTAAGTCACGTATATAAAATCCTACCAGTCAAACACCAACCCATCGGATTTGTCTTTCATACCAACCTCTGCTGTAATTTACACAGCTAGAGCCAAACACTCACGGTACCATCTTAACAACCCAGAAACGTTCAAAAAAGGATCAAACACATTTTTTTGTGACCCGAGAAAAAAACCCAGATACgccaaacttgaaaaaaatcagtACTTTGACACcaaacaaggaaaaaacaaaaagaaaatctgaCCGAATATTGCCATTTaagaccaaaaaagaaaaacattttcaaagaGATTAAGCAAAACAAGCATGacagtttatttttactttaataacACTAATTACTACAGAAAAAataagtacttttttttttaaatacctaAAACTCCATAACAATCATGAATTCCGCGAGGAGGCTTTTTCTCTTTGCGTTCGTGTGATAACTGATACCCGTCGAAGTTTAACTGCCACGACCCGTCACCTTTGTTGTTTGGAGACAGCAGTGAAAGCTCCTCCTCGTTCTCGTTGTTCACCGGTTCCACcattttcgggttgatttcCTGGTGAAGGTGATTTGTAGCCTGGGTGGTGTCTGTGTGCTCTTTACAAGTGGGTTGTATTTAGCAAGTATTAGTCTATTAGATATGTTACCCGTGCTTCTCCctttatattgaaaaaagtgataggttaaaaaaaaaagagttttaggttaaaaaaaaaaagtttgaagttATTGATTTaagtgataatttaaataatttaaaaatataataataaataaattgaataaaaataacaacaacaaaaatataaaaatacatgaatctATTCGAATCATTAAACAATTCAAtgttaatttagataaaaaaaaaaaaacacaatcaattAGTATAaagatcatgttaatactttactACGATGAAAAGATTGACGGTTGCTCTAACTATTTGTATTATCAAGATGGGTATATGAACATCAATGATCTcactgatattttttaaaatggtcaAGTTATATTGTCTAGATTGGGTAATGCATCGATTTGGATACAAATAACACATTACAACCAACATCAATATGAGTGATGCTCTGCACGCTATAATTCATCgtaataaaaatgatgatagCGACTAGTTAAGCTGTAATATAGCCTATATATCACAGCGAGATGTACAGAGAAATGAGATGTTTACATAAATGCATAGCGTGATTACATGTGATGAGTATTTGATTTGATACGGGTATCACACATCGGGTCACTACTCTGGATTATGGATTGCAATGAGTACCCGCGATTCAGATTTCTTGATATCATATCCTACTCATTATCCATCGGGTAggaaatttaaatattcataaaatagcCATCGGATTTCGGGCATCAAGTGGGTATCCATTatctactattttttattaatcaataaaaataaaaaaatgtttaacgAATgtatatttgaattatgtatatttatattaaacgatacacacacacatacacatataTATTATGTGAATATTAAAGCATGAGTATATCatgttgtattaaaaaaatctaaatattctacaatatatttttataatgtaaatatttatttcaagttaAGTTTGGGTCAGATTTGACAATTTTTATACCCTACCCGTTATCTATCATGTCCAAAAAATACACACTCGTTTAGGTCAATATCCATCGAGTCCAAATTAAATCGTCATCCCCTGCTCTAGATCCCGATCAAGTTTCTCCATCTGAATACATGCAATACGAGCAACATGTCAAATGGATTCAAAATACTGTAAGTAATCTAATTATATTGTAAGTAATTTAATTGCTTTATAACAAGTATAGGTTAAACGATGGGTTTTATGTGTTGATCTTTTAACTTGAcatcaatgttttattaatattatgttgGCTTCATGCCACAGGGGTGTCGAGAGGCCATATCCATGCTTTGTAATATTGATGAGGTAAATAAAAGTTACACTTATATATCCCGATGATTTAATATTTGCCGCACTAAActcaaaaccttttaaaataagCTAACTCTTGATGATGCCTTAACAGAGAACAAGGTCGCTCGGGCAAGTGCAATAACTAAATCTAGCTGTGACATTGTTGAGTTAGACTCGTCTAATAGACGAAATAGATATAGATAGATGTGCAAGTCATGTTTATATATCATGGGATTTCAATTACTTGGATGTTGTGTTATTTAAACATTTTAGATTCATTttgcatgtatatatgtttttttatttgcattaatggGTCTACTCGTGATTATAAAATGCGATAATTTGTTGAGTTTGATTATTGCAATATTTTGCAGATTTTTAAGCGGGACAAAATTTTGGATATAGTTCCTATATAGAGAAAAACTTGTCCAGATTTTGTTAAGATTATGAAATTTTCAActccataaaaataattaattgaattaaatatcagattaacaaagtaaataatatatatatttttttgttatattcagACAGGCCAATAATCTCACTACGGATCATCTAACTCAACTAGTCAGCTTATTGATTCAACTGTATAAACTGATCCACCAATCCatataaaaactatgattttataaaCATTTTCTTTCAAGTATACTTGGTGAGTGAAGATGTACATCTTTGTCTAACATACGGATTAAAAAACTGACTGTAATTAATATCTCAAGATTTTACTATTCACACAATAACTTACCTTTGTATTTATGTGTTGCCTGGTTGGCCGGTTTAACTGATTGTTATGAAATAGTTGACTGGATAGccatgaaatttaattgatgttacGTTTATGAACCGAGACAACAAAAAATATGCTATTTTaccaaaatttattataatttataaccgCGATATTTAAACAGACatcatatttataaattataacattaattaaattttgttgttttgaacctcaacataaaaaaaatgctattttatcacaaaaaaaattgctcttatattaattcattatttttaatttttttttatgataattgaaCAATTTATTCAAAGTATTATATCCtctagaaaaattatgttgttgACGTAAGGGTCCATTAATGGTCTTGTAGGTAAGACACGTGTTAGGTGGTCTGAAGGAGTAGGATGTCGTGTGGAGGTGAGTTACACATGCAGGGCTCTGAATGAGTCAGAATGAATCAAGAGTGGGTCCTTGACCAATGATGATTTCCTCCCGGAAGCTTGTTGCGTTGCTGGGTCCGAGTTTGATATTTTGGATCGGGCGTTGGATTTTTTATTCTGACCCTTTTGAATTCCAGGGTCGTCCAAGGAGCACGTGGGTGTGATTActatttttgtttctgtttttatatattttttaaaattatttttaaaaatacatattaaataatttttttagtgtttttttaatgattttgatgtttttatgctaaaacaaaaaaaaaaatatcttgatatattttataattaaaaactattttaaaaattaacttacatTACATTACAGTCTCAAATACCTCCTTGTAACATCACCCTTGTCTCTGCCATCATGACTTGAAAAtgaaaactttgattttgattgcaaaatatcaagaagcatgatatGATgacgaaaataaaaaagataaggaaaTCTTTGCTGTTGCAAGTTGCAATTCTTGTGGcaatttgaaataaaaggattcctttccttttttcaaaAAGCAACGTGTGCTGGTTCaagagtttaattttaataaaatattaaatttaaacatttttaaaaaaatgaacaatattgaatgaaataatcaaacttttaaaattaaataaattcaatttaatccatgaactttttaataaactatattttatagACCTTGATTCAATGAGTATttagtttatagttaatttttagCTTGCAAtgagtattttcatattaatttaattcagtttttttttcctaaaacttAAAACCaaattggatttaaaaaaatccaaatcaaaatcatctaaaaaattccaaaaattgttcaagttagtttattttatattgatttttttacttagttTCACACCGTTTCTAATACACTCGTGATCTAATATTAATTGGTTCTAGAATATCAGCAAAGTGACTAACATTGTCGTGAGATATTTTCATTTCCATTTCAATTCTAAAAGACTATCTATTAATTCTCTACGCATAATGACTTTTCAGTTTTCCAGGGATTGGCATGCTGTCTTGTTTTCGGATTTCCAAGATTGGATTTAtgaaagggagagagagagtaaagggagagagagagttgatgCAATATTCTATTCCgatcagaggaaaaaaaaaaaaggcacgtGGAGAGACAAGGAAATCACAACTCACCCTCTTTTCGAGACACTAAAGAAATCGAGGGGGGGTCCACACCACGAGATGGGGGGgtgtttcggtttttttttttttcatttgaaattatatttcgatgggttttaaaaaaatatttaattaatattactttACTGTTCTTTTATAGTTTTGGTTTGtacatgtcaaaaaaaaatttaatttattttaatatattttaaaaaaacacactacCAACACAATATTATGTACTTGATAATCCTTTTTTTCCATCTTGATAcatgttttgtgtttttattgctcaaacacttaaaaaaaatacttaaaatataatatcaatgATTAAATCCATCTTGagacaaatataatattaaataggtGGTGTTTGTGAATgtgataatagttgttttttaaattattttttatttaaaaatatttcaagataatatttttttaaattcatttataatatcaacatattaaaaaatataaaaatttaattttatctaattttttatattatcacactttcaaactCTGTGGTGTGGTAATAATACTCTGTTCATACTCTGCACTGAATTTTATGAGATAGACCGAGAAAACTAAATACTCGAGACTTcggaaataaattgaaaatactaGCCATTTCATTATTAACATtagcaaatgtattaaaaaaggGTGGTGGTCAAATGTGCTGAAACTATTCATCATCTCACATTTCACCACTTGCAACACTATTCCCTGTACAAACTTCCCTCTCGGCCCCacaaattttagaattatttcaatttgatcatccaatttagtttcttttaatttggtcattGAAAGTTCTGTTGTTTCTTGTCTTGTGTTTTTTCATTGTCTCCAATTTGCATGTAATTGCGTGTTCAAGTGTTGGGTATTGCTTCAAGGTTAAATGACATCAGTTTTACACTGGATAAATTTTAGTAACGGTAAGAAACTAAATTAGAAGAACATGGGTTAAGATTGACATTCACAGGAATATTAAATACGAGGTCTTCAATTAACAGATCGTGAGAAAAAGATTTCTTATGAGTATATTAATTCAgatagtttaaaatttaaaatgcaatGTGAAATTAAGAAGCTGCTTCTTTAAAAATCatcctgaaaaaaataaatttaatcaacGCGCGGGATGCTTATCGCGcctgattttttaataaaaaatttaattaatctgcAAGATGCTATTAGACCTGGATTTTGAGGGTGTTTGATTGTATGGTATcgattatatttaaaaatattttttatttgaaaatatattaaaataatattttttaaaaaattatttttgactttAGTACAtcgatgtaaaatattttaaaaatattaatttaaagtaaaaaaaattattttttaaaaaatacatttaaaacataaaaataaacagaaatttaataaaaacataatgaaaagcTAGAAAATGCGGACAAGAGGGCCAAGGAACACCTTTTTGAAGATGAGTTTAAAATATATGTGAAGATATGACAGGATTTATCTGTGATTTCTTTACGCATTGTCATGCATAGTCTACATTCAGTTCCAATTTggtgtcttttcttttcttttctgtcaaTCTGTATCAAGAAACATCATATGAATGAGagttgtttgaaattgtgattttgttattttttaaaaattatttttgatattataactttaaaataatttgaaaatacaaaaaaaaaatttaatttgaaaaaaaaaaactttttaaaacacaaaatagaaTGTAATCAATAATCAACGAGAATACCTGCCTTTCAAATTATAACAATCAGTGACGTGAAATGATTGCTGGACATGCGTGTCTTGGGCTAGTACTTGTTAGCATCGAGGACCTGGTTATATCGAGGACCTGGTTATATAATTCTTCGACTGCGACCCAAACCTGGGAGGCTTGGTTCGTCCCGAAGAGAATTATGCGGCATTGAAGCCCATCCCACGATTCAGGTTGATCCAACGAGATCACTGGGTTAGAATGGTTTTTTCATGcggtaataattaatttttaaagtagttttttatttaaaattatattaaaatagtatttttaaaaaataactatttttgtagttttaataaaataatttataggttattttaattttgtagtgTTCTggattgtttttcttgtttgttggcTACGATTAAACCAGAAAGTTAATTTCATTCGAAATCATGTCATGATTGCACCCCTACTCCAACTCCTACTCCTACTggagatcaattttttttccccagtTAAAACACTCGTTCTTCGCAACCATCCAAGGCAAAATAAGGGGCATGGCTattgcaattataaaaatgaaatcttaaccccttttattttttcgtgAAAATCTCTgcactttttttataataaaaatcccAACACTTTAAATCATCCTGTATATCATTTTTGTGTGTTACTAGTTTACTAGGTTGTGTTGTGCTATGTCTTGAATCATTGGAATATaaatgaatgtaaaaaaaatatatttaatttatatgaaatgatctaatattattattaaactcaactcaataaattaacatttaattttcctGACCCGGCATTTGTTTAGttcagatttaaaattaaatcatgtgccAATTAATCAGATATAACTCAAATAATCCTGAGGATCCAAAGTTAATTCAGATGGTcgataaaaaatatggtttgttttttttttaaatattcaaaataatattttttttaattttgaaatgacAACATGTTTGATTCATCCGGCTTTTGTGACCAAACCCGTGATTTGGGTGGTAGATTTcattggatttaattttttaaaagaactattttttatttaattacatgataataaaaatagacgctCGTAAAAATCGAGTATGAACCAAGCAAAATCAAATGTCAAGAtgttattttgagattttgatagctctataaaaaaaattaaaataatttacaaacataaatttattatcaagaaaatattgaaaataaaattaataaaaaatcatctccgTATTATTGATATGAACAGTGATGGTCCACAAAGAAagccaagtttttatttaatgcgCGGGGTAATGTATATTGTATGCTTTATGAAAATCTCCTGCTGTAGTGTGCATTTTTTGTGGTTaagatgatatttgttttttaaagtatttttttatttaaaaatatattaaattaatatatttttattttttatattaatacattaaagcGATAAAAcatactaaataaaattattttaaagaaaaaaaataaattttagggcATGTTTGTTTTCAGGAAAACAAATTCCTAGAattcacttttcttattttcccaTGTTTGGTAACAATATGGAAAACTagtcaaagaaaatttaattccGGTCAAACTAGAAAAGCTACTTTATcgaaggaaagtgttttccttctgataaagaaaggaaaacacttttctattttctcaaatcacggtctctctctcttttcaaaaacaattggaAGCTGAACAATTCCTCTGGAACAATTGAAGAGCATTTCTCTGGAACAATTGAAGCATTTTTCTGGACCAATTGATTTcagctattttttttcctctattatttcctttatgtttttatcttcttcttcgtttAGATCTGTAAAAATTATGGCATAAATCCTTTGATATTCTTAATAAATCTGCTACCTGTCATATTTTTTCCATAACATTTCCATAACacagttttcttcttcatcttacTCGTCACATTCGACTAGTTAAAACTAACCAAATTCATCAAGCAAGccacaaaaaacacattttcccatgacaattttcttcttcatcactcaCACTCGGCAGCTCAAATTTCTAACCAAACAAGGGGGAATTTCTAACCAAACAGAGAGAGGCAAAATGGGGGGGGGGAAGATTATTGTGAACAGAGAGAGGCAAAACGGGAGAGGGAAGATTTCTGTGAACTTACTGTGAACAGAGAGA is a window encoding:
- the LOC7469798 gene encoding metal tolerance protein 11 isoform X2, with amino-acid sequence MLEGFNEMDALAERGFIPGMSKEEKEILAKSETFAIRISNFANMVLFVAKAYASIKSGSLAIIASTLDSLLDLLSGFILWFTAFSMQTPNPYQYPIGKKRMQPLGILVFASVMATLGLQIILESVRALLSDESDFDLTKEQERWIVGIMLSVTLVKLVLMIYCRSFTDEIVKAYAQDHFFDVITNTIGLVAALLANYLEDWMDPVGAIVLALYTIRTWSMTVLENVNSLVGKSATPDYLQKLTYLCWNHHKAIRHIDTVRAYTFGSHYFVEVDIVLPSSMPLQEAHDIGESLQEKLELLPEIERAFVHLDYEYTHKPEHARSRS
- the LOC7469798 gene encoding metal tolerance protein 11 isoform X1, with translation MVEPVNNENEEELSLLSPNNKGDGSWQLNFDGYQLSHERKEKKPPRGIHDCYGVLGPEDDIAEYYQQQVEMLEGFNEMDALAERGFIPGMSKEEKEILAKSETFAIRISNFANMVLFVAKAYASIKSGSLAIIASTLDSLLDLLSGFILWFTAFSMQTPNPYQYPIGKKRMQPLGILVFASVMATLGLQIILESVRALLSDESDFDLTKEQERWIVGIMLSVTLVKLVLMIYCRSFTDEIVKAYAQDHFFDVITNTIGLVAALLANYLEDWMDPVGAIVLALYTIRTWSMTVLENVNSLVGKSATPDYLQKLTYLCWNHHKAIRHIDTVRAYTFGSHYFVEVDIVLPSSMPLQEAHDIGESLQEKLELLPEIERAFVHLDYEYTHKPEHARSRS